The Flavobacterium piscisymbiosum genome includes a region encoding these proteins:
- a CDS encoding DUF2130 domain-containing protein yields the protein MAEQSSIQCPNCGTTIDVNDILKHQLEDSIRKEFQQKANAQAKELELKNEQFEKAKTEFEAKKKQENELFAERLEREKKVAEKEITEKVKTKLDEENKDRLVAMEKELSEKSEKLRELNKMEGEIAKLQREKLEMKDAIEAQAQKQLNETLVLERDKIRKQEEEKNELKIKEYQKQSDDQKKLIEEMKRKQEQGSMQLQGEVMELAIEEWLANNFPLDSIDEIKKGANGADCLQIVNTRELQNCGSIYYESKRTKAFQPAWIEKFKNDIRTKRANIGVLVTEVMPAGMDRMGMRDGIWICTYEEFKGLSAVLRQSLIQISQAVQAQENKGDKMSMLYDFLTSNEFRLQIEGIVEGFTQMQGDLDAEKRAMQRIWKQREKQIEKVVHNTLGMYGSIRGIAGNAVQTVRALELDFIEEDKEDLKELE from the coding sequence ATGGCAGAGCAATCTTCAATTCAGTGCCCAAATTGCGGAACTACAATCGATGTAAATGATATTCTAAAACATCAATTGGAAGATAGTATTCGTAAAGAATTTCAACAAAAAGCAAATGCTCAAGCCAAAGAGCTGGAACTTAAAAACGAGCAATTCGAAAAAGCAAAAACCGAATTTGAAGCCAAAAAGAAACAGGAAAATGAACTTTTTGCAGAACGTTTAGAACGTGAAAAAAAGGTTGCCGAAAAAGAAATAACCGAAAAAGTAAAAACTAAACTCGACGAAGAAAACAAAGATCGTTTGGTTGCAATGGAAAAAGAACTTTCTGAAAAATCAGAAAAACTTCGTGAATTAAATAAAATGGAAGGCGAAATTGCGAAACTCCAACGTGAAAAACTGGAGATGAAGGACGCCATCGAAGCTCAAGCTCAAAAACAGTTGAATGAGACTTTAGTTTTAGAACGTGACAAAATTCGTAAACAGGAAGAAGAAAAAAACGAGCTTAAAATAAAAGAATACCAAAAACAATCTGACGATCAAAAAAAGCTGATTGAAGAAATGAAACGCAAGCAGGAACAAGGTTCTATGCAATTGCAAGGCGAAGTGATGGAATTGGCGATTGAAGAATGGCTGGCCAATAACTTTCCGCTTGATAGTATTGATGAAATTAAAAAAGGTGCAAACGGAGCTGATTGTCTTCAGATTGTAAATACTCGTGAACTTCAAAATTGTGGTTCTATTTATTACGAAAGCAAGCGTACAAAAGCCTTTCAACCAGCGTGGATTGAGAAATTCAAAAATGATATTAGAACAAAAAGAGCAAATATTGGCGTTTTGGTGACCGAAGTAATGCCTGCCGGAATGGACAGAATGGGAATGCGCGACGGGATCTGGATTTGTACCTATGAAGAATTTAAAGGTTTAAGCGCTGTTTTACGTCAATCGTTAATTCAGATTAGTCAGGCTGTTCAGGCGCAGGAAAACAAAGGCGATAAAATGTCGATGTTGTATGATTTCTTAACCAGTAACGAATTCCGTTTACAGATTGAAGGAATTGTAGAAGGCTTTACGCAAATGCAAGGCGATCTTGATGCCGAAAAAAGAGCGATGCAGCGTATCTGGAAACAACGCGAAAAACAAATTGAAAAAGTGGTTCATAATACATTAGGAATGTACGGTTCTATTCGTGGTATTGCCGGAAATGCGGTTCAGACCGTGAGAGCTTTAGAATTAGATTTTATTGAAGAGGATAAAGAAGATCTTAAAGAATTGGAATAA
- a CDS encoding META domain-containing protein has protein sequence MKKSLSFLLLLLLIVGCKSTTGKTSDTKSTTSEYGTQEDQMKYYFTGTGNEPFWGIKMGTENIEFTSLISGKEKLTFPATEVIKAMDANIKMYKVTNETSTATITIQQLECQNSMSGAISPYKVSVEIKNNSELTDTKLSGCGNYNTDYRLHDIWVLEELNGFKVFITDFQKELPRIEINSSENKFMGYGGCNAISGSIFYEKDLLRFSKVVATMMACAPGNKEDQFTKALQSTTTYSIGDNRLTLSNPSGKLLVFRKVD, from the coding sequence ATGAAAAAATCACTTTCGTTTTTGCTATTACTTTTATTAATAGTAGGTTGTAAATCTACAACAGGCAAAACTTCAGATACAAAAAGCACTACTTCTGAATATGGAACTCAGGAAGATCAAATGAAATATTACTTTACTGGAACCGGAAACGAACCTTTTTGGGGTATAAAAATGGGAACTGAGAATATTGAGTTCACCTCTTTAATTTCCGGAAAAGAAAAACTTACTTTCCCTGCAACCGAAGTCATAAAAGCAATGGATGCTAATATAAAAATGTATAAAGTAACTAATGAAACATCAACTGCGACAATTACGATTCAGCAATTAGAATGTCAAAATTCGATGTCGGGCGCAATTTCTCCTTATAAAGTTTCAGTTGAAATTAAAAATAACAGCGAACTTACTGATACAAAATTAAGCGGATGCGGAAATTATAATACTGATTATCGTCTGCACGATATTTGGGTGCTCGAAGAATTAAACGGATTCAAGGTTTTTATAACCGATTTTCAAAAGGAATTACCAAGAATTGAAATCAATTCGTCAGAAAATAAATTTATGGGTTACGGAGGCTGTAATGCGATTAGTGGCAGTATTTTTTATGAAAAAGATTTACTCCGATTTTCTAAGGTAGTGGCTACGATGATGGCTTGTGCGCCGGGAAATAAAGAAGATCAATTTACAAAAGCGCTGCAAAGTACGACTACGTATTCTATTGGAGATAATAGATTAACGCTTTCTAATCCGTCTGGAAAACTTTTGGTGTTTAGAAAAGTAGATTAA
- the nirB gene encoding nitrite reductase large subunit NirB — protein sequence MIRVIVVGNGMVGYKFCEKFIAKSGQEKYQITVFGEEPRRAYDRVHLSEYFGGKTADDLSLSTTEWYLENNITLNTSELITDINRSEKTIHTHLEKTHTYDYLVLATGSSAFVPPIDGVEKEGVFVYRTIEDLDAIMAYAKKIKQKGATEAAVLGGGLLGLEAAKAVRDLGLNPHVVEFAPRLMPRQLDKGASDMLQSKIEELNIGIHLNKATQYIDGETCITGMMFAENELLKVDMLVISAGIKPRDELARVSGLEVGLRGGVVVNNQMQTSDPSIFAIGEVALYNQNIYGLVAPGYEMADVAAEQILNGSKTMRETIDMSTQLKLIGVEVASFGDPFVENNDVTAIIYENKLSGIYKRINVTKDSKTLLGGILVGDSSDYNSLFQIFSNAMALPKNPEDLILGSRDGSEGSSLGSVLDLPDTAVICSCENVTKGAICCSLLDETCSNFSDVVKHTKATSGCGGCKPMVSDLVKAIQKSLGKEVKDVICEHFSYTRQELYDLVKINKYENFYEVIDHHGKGDGCEVCKPVVASIFSSIYNDTANKHVTTQDTNDRFLANIQRNGTYSVVPRVAGGEITAEKLIVIGEVAKQFDLYTKITGAQRVDLFGAHLSDLPKIWKILIDNGFESGHAYGKSLRAVKSCVGNAWCRYGMDDSAGFAIELENRYKGIRSPHKLKGGVSACIRECAEARGKDFGLIAVEGGWNLYIAGNGGANPKHAVLLAEKIDKETVIKYLDRFLMYYIRTAGPLIRTATWLDKLDGGLEYLKEVIIEDSLGICETLEAEMQTLVNTFECEWKQVLEKPRLLKRFNHFVNSEEKDDNVVFVPLRDQKAPKAWT from the coding sequence ATGATAAGAGTAATAGTAGTTGGAAACGGCATGGTTGGTTATAAATTTTGCGAAAAATTCATTGCAAAATCAGGACAGGAAAAGTATCAGATAACCGTTTTTGGTGAAGAACCACGACGTGCCTACGATCGTGTTCACTTAAGTGAATACTTTGGAGGAAAAACTGCAGACGATTTATCACTCTCAACAACCGAATGGTACTTAGAAAATAATATTACTCTAAACACTTCTGAATTAATTACAGATATTAATCGCTCAGAAAAAACAATACACACCCATTTAGAAAAAACTCATACGTACGATTACTTAGTTTTGGCAACAGGATCTTCGGCATTCGTTCCTCCTATTGACGGCGTCGAAAAAGAAGGTGTTTTTGTTTACAGAACTATCGAAGATCTGGATGCAATTATGGCTTACGCCAAAAAAATAAAGCAAAAAGGGGCAACAGAAGCTGCGGTTTTAGGCGGAGGATTATTAGGACTTGAAGCTGCGAAAGCCGTTCGTGATTTAGGCTTAAATCCGCATGTTGTAGAATTTGCTCCCCGTTTGATGCCAAGACAATTAGACAAAGGTGCAAGCGATATGCTGCAATCTAAAATCGAAGAATTAAATATTGGCATTCACCTAAACAAAGCAACACAATATATTGACGGAGAAACATGTATAACGGGAATGATGTTTGCAGAAAACGAATTGTTAAAAGTTGACATGTTGGTTATTTCTGCCGGAATAAAACCTCGTGATGAACTGGCTAGAGTTTCAGGACTTGAAGTGGGTTTACGAGGCGGCGTTGTGGTAAACAATCAAATGCAGACATCAGATCCTTCGATTTTTGCAATTGGCGAAGTAGCACTTTATAACCAAAACATTTACGGACTTGTTGCTCCGGGTTACGAAATGGCCGATGTTGCCGCTGAGCAAATCTTAAATGGTTCTAAAACCATGAGAGAAACCATCGATATGTCGACTCAATTAAAATTAATTGGTGTTGAAGTAGCGAGTTTTGGTGATCCTTTCGTAGAAAATAATGATGTAACTGCCATTATTTATGAAAATAAATTAAGCGGAATTTACAAAAGAATCAACGTGACCAAAGATTCTAAAACCTTATTGGGCGGGATTTTAGTTGGAGATTCCAGCGATTACAATTCTCTTTTTCAAATTTTTAGTAATGCCATGGCACTGCCAAAAAATCCTGAAGATTTAATTTTAGGTTCTCGCGATGGTTCTGAAGGTTCTAGTTTAGGTAGCGTTCTGGATTTACCTGATACTGCAGTAATTTGTTCTTGCGAAAATGTTACCAAAGGTGCTATTTGCTGTTCACTTTTAGACGAAACCTGTTCTAACTTTTCGGATGTTGTCAAACATACCAAAGCAACTTCGGGTTGTGGAGGCTGTAAACCAATGGTTTCTGATTTGGTAAAAGCCATTCAAAAATCACTTGGTAAAGAAGTCAAAGATGTTATTTGTGAACACTTTAGCTACACACGTCAGGAATTATACGATTTGGTTAAAATCAATAAATACGAGAATTTTTATGAAGTAATCGATCATCATGGCAAAGGCGATGGTTGCGAAGTTTGTAAACCTGTCGTAGCTTCTATTTTCTCCAGTATTTATAATGATACTGCCAATAAACACGTAACAACTCAAGATACAAACGACAGATTTCTAGCCAATATTCAACGTAACGGAACTTATTCTGTTGTTCCAAGAGTTGCTGGAGGTGAAATTACTGCCGAAAAATTAATTGTAATTGGCGAAGTAGCCAAACAATTTGATTTATATACTAAAATTACCGGAGCGCAACGTGTCGATTTATTTGGAGCGCATTTGAGTGACTTGCCAAAAATCTGGAAAATCTTAATCGATAATGGTTTCGAAAGTGGTCACGCTTACGGAAAATCGCTTCGCGCCGTAAAAAGCTGCGTTGGAAATGCCTGGTGTCGTTACGGAATGGATGACAGCGCCGGATTTGCCATCGAACTCGAAAACAGATACAAAGGAATTCGTTCTCCGCACAAACTAAAAGGTGGCGTTTCGGCCTGTATTCGCGAATGCGCCGAAGCCCGGGGAAAAGATTTCGGATTAATCGCTGTTGAAGGCGGCTGGAATTTATACATCGCAGGAAATGGCGGTGCCAACCCAAAACACGCCGTTTTATTGGCTGAAAAAATTGATAAAGAAACTGTTATTAAATATCTCGATCGTTTTTTAATGTATTACATCCGTACTGCCGGTCCGCTAATTAGAACTGCAACCTGGTTGGATAAACTAGATGGAGGTTTAGAATATTTAAAAGAAGTAATCATCGAAGACAGTTTAGGAATCTGCGAAACCCTTGAAGCCGAAATGCAGACTCTGGTAAATACTTTTGAATGCGAATGGAAACAAGTATTAGAAAAACCAAGATTATTAAAACGTTTCAATCACTTTGTAAACTCTGAAGAGAAAGATGACAATGTTGTTTTTGTCCCGTTAAGAGATCAAAAAGCGCCAAAAGCATGGACATAA
- the nirD gene encoding nitrite reductase small subunit NirD, with protein MEEILNQYETVHPNDATIWFKAGKVEDFPTNRGGCIKYKNKQIAIFNFARRNQWYACQNACPHKMEMVLARGMTGSTDDIPKIACPMHKKTFSLVDGSNLNGDDFKIATYPIKVIEDEVFVGFVD; from the coding sequence ATGGAAGAAATCTTAAATCAATACGAAACAGTTCATCCAAACGATGCAACAATTTGGTTCAAAGCCGGAAAAGTAGAAGATTTCCCTACCAATCGTGGCGGCTGCATCAAATACAAAAACAAACAAATTGCCATTTTCAATTTCGCACGCCGCAACCAATGGTACGCTTGCCAAAACGCCTGTCCGCATAAAATGGAAATGGTTCTCGCAAGAGGAATGACAGGTTCTACAGATGATATCCCAAAAATTGCCTGCCCAATGCACAAGAAGACTTTTTCGCTGGTTGATGGTTCTAACCTAAACGGCGATGATTTTAAAATTGCAACTTATCCAATTAAAGTTATTGAAGATGAAGTATTTGTTGGTTTTGTGGATTAA